DNA from Vicinamibacteria bacterium:
TGACCCGAAAACACCTGACGGGAAAGAGCCTGAATCTGGATGCGGCGAGTCGTCGCCTGGCGATGTCCCGAGCGGGCGGCTTTGCCGATCACGGCCGAAAGCTCGATACCGCACCGCCCGTACTACCCTTTTCGCTGCGTTGACGCCAGCGCCGAGCACGATCGTAAGATCGCGGCGTGTACGACGTGGCCGTGGTCGGTGGAGGCATCGTCGGTCTGGCGGCAGCACATACGCTCCTTTCGAGATCGCCGGATCTGTCGCTCCTCGTTCTCGAGAAAGAGTCCCGGGTCGCCGCCCATCAGACGGGTCACAACAGCGGCGTCATACACTCCGGTATCTATTACCGGCCCGGTTCGCTCAAAGCGTCGATCTGTCGAGCTGGAGTCGAGAAGCTTCGCCGCTTTTGCGACGAGCACGGCATTCGCTACCAGCTCAGCGGAAAGCTGATCGTGGCGACGACGCCGGAAGATTGCGCACGCCTGGACGGACTCATGGAGCGCGGCCGAGCAAACGGCGTCCCCGATCTACGGAAGCTTTCGCGTGACGAAATGCGCGACATCGAGCCGCTCGCCCGCGGTCTGGGCGCGATTCATTCACCATCCACCGGTATCGTCTCGTTCCGCGAGGTGGCGCAAAAAATTGCCGAGGACATAGAGGCCCGCGGGGGAGACATCTGGATCAACGCCGCCCTCCGGGAAGTGAAAAGAGACGCGGCGGGTCTTCACCTCGAGACGACCCGAGGAGTGATCGACGCCAAGCGCGTCATTACCTGCGCCGGCCTTCACGCCGACCGTGTCGCGAGACTGTTCGGCGATTCACCCGGGGTCTCGATCCTTCCGTTTCGAGGCGAGTACTACCGCGTGAGGCCCGGCGGCCCGAAGCTGGTTCGCGCGCTCGTCTATCCCGTGCCCGATCCGCGGTTCCCTTTTCTCGGCGCCCATTTGACGACACGGATCGACGGCGAAATCGAGGCGGGGCCCAACGCGGTTCTGGCTCTCGCAAGGGAAGGGTACCGCAGGACGGATTTCGATATCGGCGACCTCGGGGAGATGGCGAGATCGCGGGGCTTGCTCCGCATGATGCTCCGATACGGGCGCACCGGTCTTTCCGAATATCACCGCTCTTTGTCCAAGACCGCTTTCGTCAGAAGCCTCCGGAAGCTCGTGCCAGAGCTGAAGGAGGACGACCTCGAGTCGGGAGGCTCCGGCGTTCGTGCGATGGCCCTCGACCCGGACGGGAGCCTGGTCGACGACTTCCGGATTGTGCGGACCTCGTCCGCCATTCACGTGCTCAGCGCTCCGTCGCCCGCGGCCACGAGTGCTTTCGCCATCGCCGACCACATCGCCGCCATCGCGCGGTCTTGAGGTTCGCGGAAGAGCCCTCGTTTCGATCGGCCAGCGGCGGAGAAAGCTTTGCTGGCGCTGGGAAGACCCGGAGGCGTAATCTATTGGTAGCTATGTCGACTCGAACCCTTCTCGCGATCTGCGTCCTGACGGGGAGCGTGGCGCTCGCGCAGCAGTCGCCTGCACCGATCTTCGACGTGACCTGCGAGGGCGGCTTCGCCGCGGGCTTCCCCTGCGAGCGAGTCGACCTGCTCGCTCACCTGCCTCTGGAAAGCCTCGGAGGAGGTTCCTTTCACGGCAACGACCTGTGGGGGTTCACTGCGGGGGAGAACGGTCGCGAGTTCGTGCTGTTCGGTCGGGGAAACGGCACCGCATTCGTCGAGATCACGAATCCAACCGCACCCGTATTCCTGGGTCTGCTGCCGTCAGCCTCGGCGCCGAGTCCGTGGCGCGACATCAAGGTCTACGCGCGACACGCTTACATCGTCTCCGAAGCCCCGAATCACGGGATGCAGGTTTTCGACCTGGGGATTCTCCTGGATATCACGACTCCACCGGTCGAGTTTACCGCTGCCGTGGTCTACCGGGGCGAGGGGCTCGGTAACGCCCACAACATCGCGATC
Protein-coding regions in this window:
- the lhgO gene encoding L-2-hydroxyglutarate oxidase — encoded protein: MYDVAVVGGGIVGLAAAHTLLSRSPDLSLLVLEKESRVAAHQTGHNSGVIHSGIYYRPGSLKASICRAGVEKLRRFCDEHGIRYQLSGKLIVATTPEDCARLDGLMERGRANGVPDLRKLSRDEMRDIEPLARGLGAIHSPSTGIVSFREVAQKIAEDIEARGGDIWINAALREVKRDAAGLHLETTRGVIDAKRVITCAGLHADRVARLFGDSPGVSILPFRGEYYRVRPGGPKLVRALVYPVPDPRFPFLGAHLTTRIDGEIEAGPNAVLALAREGYRRTDFDIGDLGEMARSRGLLRMMLRYGRTGLSEYHRSLSKTAFVRSLRKLVPELKEDDLESGGSGVRAMALDPDGSLVDDFRIVRTSSAIHVLSAPSPAATSAFAIADHIAAIARS
- a CDS encoding choice-of-anchor B family protein; this translates as MSTRTLLAICVLTGSVALAQQSPAPIFDVTCEGGFAAGFPCERVDLLAHLPLESLGGGSFHGNDLWGFTAGENGREFVLFGRGNGTAFVEITNPTAPVFLGLLPSASAPSPWRDIKVYARHAYIVSEAPNHGMQVFDLGILLDITTPPVEFTAAVVYRGEGLGNAHNIAI